Proteins from one Emys orbicularis isolate rEmyOrb1 chromosome 2, rEmyOrb1.hap1, whole genome shotgun sequence genomic window:
- the SOX4 gene encoding transcription factor SOX-4, with amino-acid sequence MVQQTNNAENTEALLAGETSDSGAGIELGIASSPTPGSTASTGGKADDPSWCKTPSGHIKRPMNAFMVWSQIERRKIMEQSPDMHNAEISKRLGKRWKLLKDSDKIPFIREAERLRLKHMADYPDYKYRPRKKVKSGNSSAKPGEKGDKSGGGSPGASGGGTGSGSSGGSTNSSKPALKKSGGSKLSPGGGSGASKPHAKVILGSKAAPFPAEQPAQAALLPPDHHSLYKSRGGASSSCSASGKHLSEKKLKRVYVFGTGGGHGQSASSSPGSAVPASPTLSCSTEASDPLSLYEEGGAGGCQQDGDCSSISCPSPPGSSSPSDHRSYTSLRASSPAPSTSHSSSASSHSSSSSSSSGSSSSDDEFEDDLLDLNPSPGFESMSLGSFGSSVLDRDLDFNFEPGSGSHFEFPDYCTPEVSEMISGDWLESSISNLVFTY; translated from the coding sequence ATGGTGCAGCAGACTAACAACGCGGAGAACACGGAAGCGCTTCTGGCCGGAGAGACCTCGGACTCCGGGGCCGGCATCGAGCTGGGCATCGCCTCCTCTCCCACGCCGGGCTCCACCGCTTCCACCGGGGGCAAAGCGGACGACCCGAGCTGGTGCAAGACCCCCAGCGGGCACATCAAGCGGCCCATGAACGCCTTCATGGTGTGGTCCCAGATCGAGAGAAGGAAGATCATGGAGCAGTCCCCGGACATGCACAACGCCGAGATCTCCAAGCGCCTGGGCAAGCGCTGGAAGCTGCTCAAGGACAGCGACAAGATCCCCTTCATCCGGGAGGCGGAGCGGCTGAGGCTCAAGCACATGGCGGACTATCCTGACTACAAGTACCGGCCCAGGAAGAAGGTGAAATCGGGAAACAGCTCCGCCAAGCCCGGCGAGAAAGGAGACAAGAGTGGCGGGGGCAGCCCTGGCGCCAGCGGGGGCGGCACCGGCAGTGGCAGCAGCGGGGGCAGCACGAACTCCTCCAAGCCCGCCCTGAAGAAGAGCGGCGGCTCCAAGCTCTCCCCCGGCGGCGGCTCCGGGGCCAGCAAGCCGCACGCCAAGGTAATCCTGGGCAGCAAagccgcccccttccccgccGAGCAGCCGGCTCAGGCCGCCCTGCTGCCCCCGGACCACCACTCGCTGTACAAATCCCGCGGCGGCGCCTCCAGCTCCTGCTCGGCCTCGGGCAAACACCTCTCGGAGAAGAAGCTCAAGCGGGTCTATGTCTTCGGCACGGGCGGGGGCCACGGGCAGAGCGCGTCCTCCTCCCCGGGGAGCGCCGTGCCGGCCAGCCCAACCCTGAGCTGCTCCACGGAAGCCAGCGACCCTCTGAGCCTGTACGAGGAAGGGGGCGCCGGAGGGTGCCAGCAGGACGGAgactgcagcagcatctcctgcccTTCCCCGCCGGGCAGCAGCTCCCCCTCGGATCACCGCAGCTACACCAGCCTGAGGGCCTCTTCTCCggccccctccacctcccattcCTCTTCGGCTTCCTCCCattcctcctcgtcctcctcctcctccggctcCTCTTCCTCGGACGACGAGTTTGAAGACGACCTGTTGGACCTGAACCCCAGCCCCGGTTTTGAGAGCATGTCCCTGGGCAGCTTCGGCTCGTCCGTGCTGGACCGGGACCTAGATTTTAACTTCGAGCCTGGCTCGGGCTCTCATTTTGAGTTCCCGGACTACTGCACCCCGGAGGTAAGTGAGATGatctcaggggactggctggagTCCAGCATTTCAAACCTGGTCTTCACTtactga